DNA from Roseomonas gilardii subsp. gilardii:
CAGCATGCGCCCCGCCACACCGCTCATGCACAGCGTCTGCTCCTGCCGCTTCTTGCCTGCCTGGAGGTCGAAGGCCTCGCAGGAAATCACCGGCGTGCCACCGGCCACGCCCAGATCGGCATGGCGCTGGCCCAGCAGGCGAAGGCCGCCCTCGCCGCGCTGCAACTCGGCCCGCAGATAGGAGGCTTCGCTGGCGAGTTCCGTCACCAGCACGGCAGAGAAAGGCCCGTCCGGCACCGTCTCCGTGGGCTTGCCATAGAGATAGACGGTGGCGCGGCCGGAAGGCCCGGCATAGCGGGCGACCAGCCCCTCCACCCCCTCGGGGCTGGGAGAGGGCTGCTCGACCTCCTTGCGGCGGAAACCGCCTGCCTCGGCCGGGAGCGCGTTCCAGAGCGTGGCCAGGGGCGGCAGCCGGGAAGGCGCACCCGGTCCGGTGGCGGGGGTCTGCGCGGAAGGGTCCTGGGTCGCCCCCGGGGCCTCGCCCGGCGCGGCATCGCCGGAGACGGCTGCGGGAGCATCCGGGGCCGGCGCCGCCAGGACCGAAGCCGGGGCGGACAGGCAGAGGATTCCCGTCAGCACCCGCGACCAGCCAAGCATGGAAACCTCCGTCACCCGTTTCATCGGGCGCGGAGGTCGCATGCGGGTCCGGTCAGGACAACCGGTTCCAGAGTGTCGTGCTGTAACAGGCCCGCGGACTCAGGCCGCCTTGCGGGGTGCCGCCTGTTCCACCGCGCGCACCACGGCGGCGCAGAAGGCCGGCAGGTCCTTGGGATTGCGGGAGGTGATGAGGTTGCCATCCACCACGCAGGTCTCGTCCACCCATTCCGCCCCGGCATTGCGGAGATCGGTCTTCAGCGAGGGGTAGGAGGTCATCTTCCGCCCCTTCACCGCCCCGGCCTCCACCAGCGTCCAGGGGCCATGGCAGATCGCCGCGACCGGCTTGCCGGCCTGGACGACGCCCTTCACGAAGCTTACCGCCGCCTCGTCCTGGCGCAGCTTGTCGGGGTTGGTGGTGCCACCCGGCAGGACCAGGGCATCGAACCCCTCGGGCTTCGCCGCCGAGACCTCCAGATCCACCCGGATCTTCCCGGAGGGATTCACGTCCCCGTCCATGGCCTGGATTTCCCCGCCCTTCAGGGACACCACCACGACCTCGGCCCCGGCCTCGCGCAGGGCCTTCATGGGTTCGGTCAGCTCCACGCGCTCGACGCCATCCGTCGCCAGGATGGCCACCTTGCGGTTCTTCGCATCCGCCATGGGAATACTCCTCGTCGTTCCGTGGAACCGGAGGCGGGACACCCTGGCCCCATCCTCCGCCTGCCGGGAAAAACGAACGGCATGGCCCAGGGTTGTGGCCCCGGCCATGCCCGGTCCCATGGGTCCGGCCTCAGCCGGTGCGGGCCCGCAGCGCCTGGACGCCCTTCTGCCAGGCGGCCCAGGCCGCATCGGCGGCCTGCCCGGCACGCTCGGCCTCCTGCGAGGCGCGGTTCAACTGGGCACGCGCCTGTTCCCGGGCCTGACCGCTGCGGTCCTCCACCGCCGCGCGGGCACGGGTCAGGGCGGCCTCGGCCAGCCC
Protein-coding regions in this window:
- a CDS encoding type 1 glutamine amidotransferase domain-containing protein encodes the protein MADAKNRKVAILATDGVERVELTEPMKALREAGAEVVVVSLKGGEIQAMDGDVNPSGKIRVDLEVSAAKPEGFDALVLPGGTTNPDKLRQDEAAVSFVKGVVQAGKPVAAICHGPWTLVEAGAVKGRKMTSYPSLKTDLRNAGAEWVDETCVVDGNLITSRNPKDLPAFCAAVVRAVEQAAPRKAA
- a CDS encoding DUF3515 domain-containing protein; amino-acid sequence: MLGWSRVLTGILCLSAPASVLAAPAPDAPAAVSGDAAPGEAPGATQDPSAQTPATGPGAPSRLPPLATLWNALPAEAGGFRRKEVEQPSPSPEGVEGLVARYAGPSGRATVYLYGKPTETVPDGPFSAVLVTELASEASYLRAELQRGEGGLRLLGQRHADLGVAGGTPVISCEAFDLQAGKKRQEQTLCMSGVAGRMLKLHLITEPKPKEEEELRRNIARFAVEMVRALHGAGRD